The following are encoded in a window of Armatimonadota bacterium genomic DNA:
- the hslV gene encoding ATP-dependent protease subunit HslV — MFRSTTVIGVTRDGQTAIAADGQVTMSEATIVKSTARKVHRLADGKVVCGFAGSVADAQALLDRFEAKLEAYSGALRRSAVEFAKDWRTDKVLRHLNAVIIAADKDGMLLISGDGNVIEPDDGVAGIGSGGPLALASARSLLKHTSMTAEEVAREALLIASQICVYTNDIIQVELVV, encoded by the coding sequence ATGTTTCGTTCGACCACAGTGATCGGCGTCACGAGAGACGGTCAGACTGCAATCGCCGCCGATGGCCAGGTGACGATGAGTGAGGCGACGATCGTCAAGAGCACTGCGAGGAAGGTGCATCGCCTGGCGGACGGCAAAGTCGTCTGCGGTTTCGCGGGCTCCGTTGCAGACGCGCAGGCGTTGCTCGATCGCTTCGAGGCGAAGCTAGAGGCGTACAGCGGCGCCCTGCGCAGGTCGGCGGTTGAATTCGCGAAGGATTGGCGCACGGACAAGGTTCTTCGGCACTTGAACGCGGTGATCATTGCGGCTGACAAAGACGGCATGTTGCTGATCAGCGGTGACGGCAACGTGATCGAGCCGGATGACGGTGTTGCTGGAATCGGCTCAGGCGGGCCGCTAGCTCTCGCCTCAGCACGATCGCTCTTGAAGCATACGAGCATGACCGCCGAGGAGGTCGCCCGCGAGGCGCTGCTGATCGCATCTCAAATCTGTGTATACACCAACGACATCATTCAGGTGGAGCTTGTTGTTTGA
- a CDS encoding P-II family nitrogen regulator, whose translation MKRIEAYIRVNRLEEVKMSLEEIGVRGMSVEQVRGYGRQQGQTEQFRGSTYALNLVPKMKLEIVVCDEQLEESLSAIISAAQTGELGDGKIFVTNVLEAVRIRTGERGDAALS comes from the coding sequence ATGAAGCGAATTGAGGCATACATACGCGTAAACCGGCTGGAGGAAGTCAAGATGAGCTTGGAGGAGATCGGTGTGCGCGGCATGAGCGTTGAGCAGGTTCGCGGATACGGCCGCCAGCAGGGGCAGACGGAGCAGTTTCGCGGCAGTACGTACGCCTTGAACCTCGTGCCAAAGATGAAGCTGGAAATCGTTGTGTGCGACGAGCAGCTTGAAGAGAGCTTGAGCGCGATCATCTCTGCGGCGCAGACTGGAGAGCTTGGAGACGGCAAGATCTTCGTGACGAACGTGCTGGAAGCGGTGCGGATTAGAACAGGGGAGCGCGGCGACGCGGCTCTGAGTTGA
- the dnaK gene encoding molecular chaperone DnaK, with protein sequence MGRVVGIDLGTTNSVVAVMEGGEPQVIPSAEGSRTLPSVVAFKANGERLVGETAKRQAVTNPGNTVSSIKRFMGHKISEVKTECERMTYEVRKDSKGNAVVHIPAVDKDFTPEEISAMILQKLKADAEAYLGETVDQAVITVPAYFNDSQRKATKDAGEIAGLKVLRIINEPTAAALAYGLDKKENETILVFDLGGGTFDVSILDVGEGVFEVKSTAGDSHLGGDDFDQKIIDYVSTEFMKEHGTDLRKDTKALQRMREAAEKAKVELSSAVSTEINLAYITAIDNEPVHLEMTLTRSKFEDLCKGLLTRIKKPLEQALADSKNKIDEIQEVILVGGATRMPMIQELVKKMTKKEPNRTVNPDEVVAVGAAIQAGVLGGDVRDILLLDVTPLSLGVETQGGICDKLIERNTTIPTKKTRVYTTAVDNQTEVTIHVLQGERTLAKDNKSLGQFNLTGIPSAPARLPQVEVTFDIDANGILNISAKDKATGNEQKITISGSGSLDSEEIDRMVKEAEANAERDQELRKIAEMKNDADKLTSSMTTMLKDLGDKIDEDERGRIEEHLDLLKVALEADNHDKIKEQMELLEAESHKLAERLYQDQGEPEAASEEETVGAGVAAGGDDASGEDVIDAEFNEEK encoded by the coding sequence ATGGGCAGAGTAGTAGGAATCGACTTAGGAACGACGAATTCGGTTGTCGCAGTAATGGAAGGCGGGGAGCCGCAGGTAATACCGTCGGCTGAGGGCAGCCGTACCCTTCCGAGCGTGGTCGCGTTCAAGGCGAACGGCGAGCGCTTGGTGGGGGAGACAGCAAAGCGGCAGGCCGTGACAAACCCTGGCAATACCGTTTCGAGCATCAAGCGGTTCATGGGCCACAAGATTTCAGAGGTGAAGACCGAGTGCGAGCGGATGACGTATGAGGTTCGGAAGGACTCGAAGGGCAACGCCGTGGTCCACATTCCCGCAGTCGACAAGGACTTCACGCCTGAAGAGATCAGCGCGATGATCCTGCAAAAGCTGAAGGCTGACGCAGAGGCGTACCTCGGTGAAACCGTCGATCAGGCCGTGATCACGGTTCCGGCGTACTTCAACGACAGCCAGCGAAAGGCGACGAAGGACGCTGGCGAGATCGCAGGGCTCAAAGTTCTCAGAATCATCAACGAGCCGACCGCGGCGGCGCTGGCGTACGGGTTGGACAAGAAGGAGAACGAGACCATTCTTGTCTTCGATCTTGGTGGCGGGACGTTCGACGTCTCCATCCTCGACGTGGGCGAGGGGGTGTTCGAAGTGAAGTCGACGGCCGGCGATAGCCACCTCGGAGGCGACGACTTCGACCAGAAGATCATCGACTACGTTTCAACGGAGTTCATGAAGGAGCACGGCACTGATCTCAGGAAGGACACAAAGGCTCTGCAGCGGATGCGAGAAGCTGCCGAAAAGGCGAAAGTCGAGCTGTCCAGCGCTGTCTCCACCGAGATCAACCTGGCGTATATCACCGCGATCGATAACGAGCCCGTCCACCTAGAAATGACGTTGACGCGCTCGAAGTTCGAGGATCTCTGCAAAGGCCTGCTGACTCGAATCAAGAAGCCGCTGGAGCAGGCTCTGGCGGATTCGAAGAACAAGATCGACGAAATCCAAGAGGTAATCCTGGTCGGCGGAGCGACGAGAATGCCTATGATTCAAGAGCTTGTCAAGAAAATGACGAAGAAGGAGCCGAATCGCACTGTAAACCCGGACGAGGTCGTGGCGGTCGGAGCAGCCATTCAGGCTGGAGTGCTCGGCGGGGATGTTCGCGACATCCTGTTGCTCGACGTTACTCCCCTCTCCTTGGGCGTTGAGACGCAAGGCGGAATCTGCGACAAGCTGATCGAACGGAACACGACGATCCCGACGAAAAAGACGCGCGTCTATACGACAGCGGTCGACAACCAAACGGAGGTCACGATTCACGTTCTGCAGGGTGAACGAACGTTGGCGAAGGACAACAAGAGCCTAGGCCAGTTCAATCTGACCGGAATCCCTTCGGCGCCGGCGAGGTTGCCGCAAGTCGAAGTGACGTTCGATATCGATGCGAACGGGATCTTGAACATCAGCGCCAAGGACAAGGCGACAGGGAACGAACAGAAGATCACGATCTCTGGTTCTGGCAGCCTTGACAGCGAAGAGATCGACCGCATGGTGAAGGAAGCAGAAGCCAACGCTGAGAGGGATCAAGAACTTCGCAAGATCGCGGAGATGAAGAACGACGCGGACAAGTTGACGTCGAGCATGACGACGATGCTCAAAGACCTTGGTGACAAGATCGACGAGGACGAGCGCGGTCGCATCGAAGAGCACCTTGACTTGCTCAAGGTCGCGCTTGAAGCCGACAACCACGACAAGATCAAAGAACAGATGGAGCTTCTGGAGGCAGAGAGCCACAAGCTAGCGGAGCGGCTGTACCAGGACCAAGGCGAGCCTGAGGCGGCCAGTGAGGAAGAGACCGTTGGCGCCGGGGTGGCTGCTGGCGGCGACGACGCTTCTGGCGAAGACGTGATCGACGCGGAGTTCAACGAGGAGAAGTAG